A genomic window from Sulfurospirillum multivorans DSM 12446 includes:
- a CDS encoding thiamine phosphate synthase, whose amino-acid sequence MIKRYLITDPSFYTSNPAEVVQKLLHVKAKYQPDYICLRDKQTSAYTSLAKMVAKASLQDERTKLYLHTDFKLAYDLGCDGVHLPSNALHVIENAKALGLEVIVSTHALKEIEEAEKRGADAITFSPIFATPNKGEPLGLEKLKEINDRIRVKCFALGGIINADQVKACEEVGVYGFASIRFFLD is encoded by the coding sequence ATGATCAAACGCTATCTCATCACTGATCCCTCCTTTTATACTTCCAATCCAGCAGAAGTCGTTCAAAAACTTTTACATGTAAAGGCTAAATATCAGCCTGACTACATCTGTTTACGCGATAAACAGACTTCAGCTTATACTTCGCTCGCCAAGATGGTCGCCAAGGCTTCCCTTCAAGATGAACGAACCAAACTCTATCTGCATACCGATTTTAAACTGGCGTACGATCTTGGCTGTGATGGTGTGCATCTGCCTTCCAATGCTTTACATGTAATAGAAAATGCCAAAGCGTTAGGTTTGGAAGTCATCGTAAGCACACATGCCCTCAAAGAGATAGAAGAGGCTGAAAAAAGAGGCGCAGATGCGATCACCTTTAGTCCCATTTTTGCAACGCCCAACAAGGGCGAACCGCTTGGTTTAGAGAAGTTAAAAGAAATAAATGATAGAATCCGCGTTAAATGTTTCGCGCTTGGTGGCATCATCAACGCTGATCAGGTGAAAGCTTGTGAAGAGGTTGGTGTGTACGGTTTTGCCTCAATTCGCTTTTTTTTAGATTAA
- the gatB gene encoding Asp-tRNA(Asn)/Glu-tRNA(Gln) amidotransferase subunit GatB, giving the protein MEFEVVIGLEVHAQLNTKTKIFCSCPTSFGDEPNTNVCEVCLGLPGALPVLNKEVVKKAIALGTAIHATINQKSIFNRKNYFYPDLPKGYQTSQFEIPIVEAGEIYIDFEDGTTKRIGVTRAHLEEDAGKNIHHGNVSHVDLNRAGTPLLEIVSEPDMRSSEEAILYLKKLHAILRYLDISDANMQEGSFRCDANVSIRPKGETKLYTRAEIKNLNSFKFIQKAIEYEVERQSNAWEDGVYEREVVQETRLYDTEKNETRSMRGKEDSAEYRYFPDPDLLPVLIPDDMLAECIQIPELPDQKRDRFLKEYGIKEYDANVITSSVEMAQFYETMISEGAGAKNAVTWLTVELLARLSHGMTLITSPVDAVKLASIVKRIEDGTISGKAAKEVLDYLMENCASVDEAIEKLGLKQVSDDGAILAIIDAIISANADKVAEYRGGKDKLFGFFVGQTMKESKGAANPSKVNELLKSRLDA; this is encoded by the coding sequence ATGGAATTTGAAGTTGTTATTGGACTTGAGGTTCATGCTCAGTTAAACACAAAAACCAAGATTTTTTGCAGTTGCCCAACCAGCTTTGGCGACGAACCCAATACCAATGTCTGTGAAGTTTGCCTAGGACTTCCTGGCGCACTCCCTGTTCTAAACAAAGAAGTGGTTAAAAAAGCCATTGCTTTAGGTACCGCTATCCATGCAACGATCAATCAAAAATCTATTTTTAACCGTAAAAACTACTTCTATCCTGATCTTCCAAAAGGGTATCAGACCAGCCAGTTTGAGATACCTATCGTTGAAGCGGGTGAGATTTACATTGACTTTGAAGATGGCACAACGAAGCGTATTGGAGTGACACGTGCGCACCTTGAAGAAGATGCGGGTAAAAACATTCACCATGGCAATGTCTCGCATGTGGACTTAAACCGTGCAGGAACACCGCTTCTTGAGATCGTGAGTGAGCCGGATATGCGAAGCAGTGAAGAGGCGATTTTATACCTTAAAAAACTGCATGCCATTTTGCGCTACCTTGACATCAGTGACGCGAATATGCAAGAGGGAAGTTTCCGTTGTGATGCGAACGTCTCGATTCGCCCAAAAGGTGAGACTAAACTTTATACCAGAGCGGAGATTAAAAACCTAAACTCATTTAAATTTATCCAAAAAGCGATTGAGTACGAAGTAGAGCGTCAAAGTAATGCGTGGGAAGATGGCGTGTATGAGAGAGAAGTGGTTCAAGAAACCAGACTTTATGACACTGAAAAAAATGAAACACGAAGCATGAGAGGTAAAGAAGATAGTGCTGAGTATCGCTATTTCCCCGATCCTGACTTATTGCCCGTGCTTATTCCTGATGATATGCTCGCAGAGTGTATCCAAATTCCAGAACTCCCCGATCAAAAACGTGATCGCTTCCTCAAAGAGTACGGCATTAAAGAGTACGATGCCAATGTGATTACCTCCAGCGTTGAGATGGCTCAATTTTATGAGACGATGATAAGCGAGGGTGCAGGGGCAAAAAATGCTGTGACATGGCTCACCGTTGAGCTTCTCGCACGCTTAAGCCATGGTATGACCCTTATAACTTCGCCAGTGGACGCGGTTAAATTGGCATCGATCGTCAAGCGCATTGAAGATGGAACCATCAGTGGTAAAGCGGCGAAAGAAGTACTTGATTATTTGATGGAAAACTGTGCAAGTGTAGATGAAGCCATTGAAAAACTAGGTCTTAAACAAGTCAGCGATGATGGCGCTATTTTAGCGATTATCGATGCAATCATCAGTGCGAATGCTGATAAAGTCGCAGAGTATCGAGGCGGTAAAGATAAACTCTTTGGTTTCTTTGTGGGGCAAACGATGAAAGAGAGCAAAGGTGCTGCCAATCCTTCTAAAGTCAATGAACTTTTAAAATCCAGACTGGATGCGTAA
- a CDS encoding F0F1 ATP synthase subunit A: protein MGEMFTFLGLINHSHDFIFVSHIVLVGVISFVLAKLATSKMQLVPSGVQNVMEAYLESVVSMGKDVIGEELARKYLPLVATLGLMVFIANVIGIIPGFEAPSSNLNMTLALALMVFVYYNFEGIRVNGVVHYFAHFMGPLKVLAPLMFPIEIVSHLSRIVSLSFRLFGNIKGDDLFLAVVLMLAPWVAPLPAYALLTFSACLQTFIFMILTYVYLAGAVLISEEH from the coding sequence ATGGGCGAAATGTTTACATTTTTAGGTCTTATTAACCACTCCCATGACTTCATCTTTGTATCACACATTGTTTTAGTCGGTGTTATCAGTTTTGTCTTAGCAAAACTTGCAACGTCTAAAATGCAATTGGTACCAAGTGGTGTTCAAAATGTCATGGAAGCGTATCTTGAGAGTGTCGTCTCAATGGGTAAAGATGTCATTGGTGAAGAGTTGGCACGTAAATATCTACCACTGGTTGCAACCCTTGGTTTGATGGTGTTTATTGCAAACGTTATCGGTATTATTCCTGGGTTTGAAGCTCCTTCAAGCAACCTAAACATGACATTGGCACTGGCATTGATGGTGTTTGTCTATTATAACTTTGAAGGTATCCGTGTCAACGGTGTTGTGCACTATTTTGCGCACTTTATGGGACCATTGAAAGTTTTAGCACCTCTTATGTTCCCTATCGAGATCGTTTCACATCTTTCTCGTATCGTCTCTTTGTCTTTCCGACTTTTCGGTAACATCAAAGGTGATGATCTGTTCTTAGCCGTTGTCTTGATGTTGGCTCCTTGGGTAGCACCACTTCCTGCGTATGCGCTTTTAACATTCTCTGCATGTTTGCAGACGTTTATTTTTATGATCCTAACATACGTTTATCTTGCAGGTGCTGTTTTAATTAGCGAAGAGCACTAA
- a CDS encoding SulP family inorganic anion transporter gives MILREGYSVTKLSSDIVAGSTVAIIALPLAMAFAIASGVSPEKGLFTAVVAGLIISLFGGSRYQIGGPTGAFVVVLYAVILKHGYDGLVIATFLAGIMLFFMGVFKLGNIIKYIPYPVTVGFTTGIALIIFSSQIKDFFGLPIAKMPAEFVDQWKLYSTELLHVNYYAMAIGVVSMALLLKLRHRFPHIPAPIIVIILSALAVYLFKLPVETIGSKFGALPSTLPYPSMPAFSLEKVRAVFPDAMTIALLGAIESLLSCVVADGMTGDRHHSNKELMAQGVANVASVLFGGTAATGAIARTATNIKAGAYSPVSGVIHALMLLVFMFLFSKLIVLIPLATLAAILIVVAWNMSEFHHFKAIALKSERNDMVVLLMTFFLTVLIDLNTGVQTGIMLAGLLFIKRMIDVTGIVDTKNTIGMPLDEDDEPIEMDDANAISKKIVPKDVEVYEIDGPFFFGVADRLKNVLGEVSNPPKVFILRMRHVPMIDATGLHALEEFFDLCQSNGTILVLSGVNEHIKLKIRRLGFEKKIGLENITDNIDMALSRAHRLLMKE, from the coding sequence ATGATTTTGAGGGAGGGCTACTCTGTTACAAAACTATCGTCCGATATTGTAGCAGGCTCTACGGTTGCGATTATCGCCTTACCTTTAGCAATGGCATTTGCCATAGCCAGTGGTGTTAGTCCTGAAAAAGGGCTCTTTACAGCGGTTGTCGCTGGGTTAATTATCTCTCTCTTTGGTGGGAGTAGGTATCAGATTGGAGGTCCTACGGGGGCTTTTGTTGTGGTACTCTATGCGGTTATTTTAAAACACGGATACGATGGCTTAGTGATTGCCACATTTTTAGCAGGCATTATGCTCTTTTTTATGGGTGTTTTTAAGCTTGGTAACATTATCAAGTACATTCCTTATCCCGTTACGGTGGGTTTTACAACCGGTATCGCCCTCATTATCTTCTCCTCACAGATCAAAGATTTTTTTGGGCTTCCTATTGCCAAAATGCCCGCAGAGTTTGTCGATCAGTGGAAACTTTACTCGACAGAGCTTTTACATGTAAACTATTATGCGATGGCTATTGGCGTGGTGAGCATGGCACTTTTACTTAAATTGCGCCACCGTTTTCCGCATATTCCTGCACCCATTATTGTCATTATTCTCTCAGCCCTTGCGGTTTATCTTTTTAAATTGCCTGTGGAAACGATTGGTTCAAAATTTGGTGCACTCCCTTCTACGTTGCCATATCCTTCCATGCCTGCATTTTCATTGGAAAAAGTACGGGCGGTGTTTCCTGATGCGATGACGATTGCCCTTTTGGGAGCGATCGAATCCTTGCTTTCGTGTGTTGTAGCCGATGGTATGACGGGAGATCGTCACCACTCGAATAAAGAGCTTATGGCGCAAGGTGTTGCCAATGTCGCTTCCGTTCTTTTTGGAGGCACTGCCGCTACAGGTGCCATTGCACGAACGGCTACGAACATTAAAGCGGGTGCATACAGTCCTGTTTCGGGTGTCATTCATGCCCTCATGTTGCTTGTGTTTATGTTTTTATTTTCAAAACTCATTGTGCTGATTCCCTTAGCGACGCTGGCGGCTATCTTGATCGTTGTAGCATGGAATATGAGTGAGTTTCACCACTTTAAAGCCATTGCTCTTAAGTCCGAGCGTAACGATATGGTTGTGCTTTTAATGACGTTTTTCTTAACTGTTTTAATCGATCTCAACACGGGTGTTCAAACAGGCATTATGCTTGCAGGTCTTCTGTTTATCAAACGTATGATTGATGTGACAGGCATTGTCGATACGAAAAATACGATTGGTATGCCTTTAGATGAAGACGATGAGCCCATTGAAATGGATGATGCAAATGCTATTTCTAAGAAAATTGTGCCAAAAGATGTCGAAGTGTATGAGATTGATGGACCATTCTTTTTTGGCGTTGCCGATCGCCTTAAAAATGTCCTTGGGGAAGTGAGCAATCCTCCCAAAGTCTTTATACTGCGTATGCGTCATGTACCAATGATCGATGCAACAGGGCTTCATGCCTTAGAGGAGTTTTTTGATCTTTGCCAAAGCAACGGAACGATTCTTGTACTTTCAGGGGTCAATGAGCACATCAAGCTTAAAATTCGCCGTCTTGGTTTTGAGAAAAAAATAGGGTTAGAAAACATTACCGACAATATCGATATGGCACTTTCGCGTGCTCATCGACTTTTAATGAAGGAGTAA
- a CDS encoding ABC transporter permease, translating to MKRFPFLSTTLLVLIFFFCFALPSFYTGSAYELSPNAILLPPSFEHLLGTDRLGRDLLARLMVGGQVSLMIGILSALISSIVGLMIGISAGFFQKSVDKLIIVVIDLFLTFPTFFLLLALISYMNASVWVLVFIISITGWMGMARMIRSESFAISNAPFIKILKLSNVNTFKIIFKYFAPLLAPIFFISFTFGVSGAILAESGLSFLGIGITPPQMSWGVIISEGKEVIDIAWWLSFFPGFLIFLVTFSLINLSDYLQSKSNEKDVLNDV from the coding sequence GTGAAACGATTTCCGTTTTTGAGCACCACTCTTTTGGTGCTCATCTTCTTTTTTTGCTTTGCTTTACCCTCTTTTTATACAGGTTCTGCGTATGAACTAAGCCCCAACGCTATTTTATTACCTCCCAGTTTTGAGCATCTTTTAGGAACCGATAGGCTAGGGCGGGATCTTTTGGCGCGTTTGATGGTTGGGGGTCAAGTCTCCTTAATGATCGGCATTTTAAGCGCACTGATTTCGAGTATTGTAGGGCTTATGATTGGTATTAGCGCAGGATTTTTTCAAAAGAGCGTTGATAAGCTTATTATCGTTGTGATCGATCTTTTCTTAACCTTTCCGACTTTTTTTCTTCTTTTAGCGTTAATTAGTTATATGAATGCTTCGGTGTGGGTGCTTGTTTTTATTATTTCCATTACAGGGTGGATGGGAATGGCGAGAATGATACGAAGTGAGAGCTTCGCCATCTCTAATGCTCCCTTTATTAAAATTCTTAAACTCTCCAATGTCAATACTTTCAAAATCATCTTTAAATACTTTGCTCCCTTGCTTGCTCCTATCTTTTTTATTAGCTTTACATTTGGGGTGAGTGGAGCGATTTTGGCAGAGAGTGGGCTGAGCTTTTTAGGCATTGGGATTACGCCTCCACAGATGAGTTGGGGTGTGATTATCAGTGAAGGTAAAGAAGTAATTGATATTGCATGGTGGCTGAGCTTTTTCCCAGGTTTTCTTATCTTTCTCGTCACCTTTTCCTTGATTAATCTCTCTGATTATCTTCAATCCAAGAGTAACGAAAAAGATGTCTTAAATGACGTTTGA
- a CDS encoding tautomerase family protein, giving the protein MPYVTIKITKEGATKEQKAELIEGVTNLLVSVLGKNPATTVVTIDEVDMDNWGIGGQQVSELRKKPKP; this is encoded by the coding sequence ATGCCTTATGTCACTATCAAAATCACCAAAGAAGGTGCAACAAAAGAGCAAAAAGCTGAGCTTATTGAGGGTGTAACAAACCTCTTAGTGAGCGTTTTGGGTAAAAATCCAGCCACAACGGTTGTTACGATCGACGAAGTGGATATGGATAATTGGGGTATAGGTGGGCAACAGGTCAGCGAACTTCGCAAAAAGCCGAAGCCTTAA
- a CDS encoding TIGR02757 family protein, producing MTFEAIAKLLNEEATKRNHADEISLNRPDPLLIASRHNDEFIALICALFAYGNVPAIIQFLESLDFSLLDADESMIEQALAHHYYRFQNAKDIQALFTTLGRVKHDIGSFESVFLPAYQKKSNVMDGLRALIALLYDINPYRSRGYQFLLGTIPPITPVSPYKRWHMYLRWMVRKDHLDLGLWSGVDTKDLLVPLDTHTFALGKKLGLIQRKSYDFKAVLELSRALQKIDPSDPVKYDFALYRLGQEKILL from the coding sequence ATGACGTTTGAAGCTATTGCAAAACTTTTAAATGAAGAGGCAACTAAACGCAATCATGCAGATGAGATCAGTTTAAATCGTCCTGATCCTTTACTGATTGCTTCACGGCATAACGATGAATTTATCGCCCTTATTTGTGCTCTGTTTGCGTATGGGAATGTTCCTGCCATCATTCAGTTTTTAGAGAGCTTGGATTTTTCGCTCTTGGATGCGGATGAAAGCATGATTGAGCAGGCATTAGCGCATCATTATTACCGTTTTCAAAATGCCAAAGACATTCAAGCGCTTTTTACAACGCTTGGGCGTGTTAAACACGACATTGGCTCATTCGAGTCAGTTTTTCTCCCTGCGTATCAAAAAAAATCAAATGTGATGGATGGTTTACGCGCACTGATTGCGTTGTTGTACGATATTAATCCTTATCGCTCACGCGGCTATCAGTTTTTATTGGGTACAATACCTCCCATAACCCCAGTATCGCCTTATAAACGATGGCACATGTATCTTAGATGGATGGTGCGTAAAGATCATCTTGATCTTGGACTTTGGAGCGGTGTTGATACCAAAGATCTGCTCGTACCACTGGATACACACACCTTTGCATTGGGAAAAAAATTGGGCTTGATTCAGCGAAAATCGTATGATTTTAAAGCTGTGTTAGAGTTGAGTCGCGCACTCCAAAAGATTGATCCAAGTGATCCTGTCAAATATGATTTTGCACTCTATCGCTTAGGACAAGAGAAAATTCTTCTTTAA